One Flagellimonas sp. CMM7 genomic region harbors:
- a CDS encoding JAB domain-containing protein has protein sequence MKGKVNEISISYKERIKLFHSPNIKSSMDAAEVLYEHWDKNNIELQESFKVLLLNNSNKVKGIYELSKGGITGTLVDMRILFATVLKSLSVAIILAHNHPSGKLQASNSDIELTKKIKNAADLFDIKVLDHLIITPDGNYYSFSDNDII, from the coding sequence ATGAAGGGTAAAGTTAACGAAATAAGCATCAGTTATAAAGAACGAATCAAGTTATTCCATTCACCAAATATCAAGAGCTCAATGGATGCTGCAGAAGTACTGTACGAGCATTGGGATAAAAACAATATTGAATTACAGGAAAGTTTCAAAGTATTGTTATTGAACAACTCCAATAAGGTCAAAGGAATTTATGAACTGTCCAAAGGAGGAATCACGGGAACATTAGTGGATATGCGAATCTTGTTCGCTACGGTTTTGAAATCTTTATCGGTGGCTATCATTCTGGCGCATAATCACCCTTCAGGAAAATTACAAGCAAGCAATTCAGATATTGAGCTTACCAAAAAAATAAAAAATGCCGCAGACTTATTCGATATAAAAGTTTTAGACCATTTAATCATAACACCAGACGGAAACTACTATAGCTTTTCAGATAATGATATTATTTGA
- a CDS encoding peptidylprolyl isomerase codes for MRTILSFFLLAVLTSCSSVSKNHYVIETEVGDITFEVYQDKAPITVGNFIKYVDQAEFDGAYFYRVVRLDNQPINPVKIEVIQGDFTGKDHYFPVIAHETTLETGLTHKNGTVSMGRLDVGTTAAEFFICINDQPELNYGGKRNPDGQGFAAFGQVIDGMDVVRKIQGGETDRQMLKKKIEIKRIYAIK; via the coding sequence ATGAGAACAATCCTTTCTTTTTTTCTTTTAGCCGTTCTAACAAGCTGTTCCTCCGTTTCTAAAAATCATTATGTGATTGAAACAGAGGTTGGAGATATAACTTTTGAAGTATACCAAGATAAGGCCCCCATAACAGTCGGTAATTTTATTAAATATGTGGATCAGGCAGAATTTGATGGCGCTTATTTCTATAGAGTGGTACGATTAGACAATCAACCTATAAACCCTGTAAAGATTGAAGTGATACAAGGTGATTTCACTGGAAAGGACCATTACTTTCCAGTAATCGCCCACGAAACAACCCTAGAAACAGGGCTGACCCATAAGAATGGAACAGTTTCCATGGGTAGGTTGGATGTGGGCACTACCGCTGCTGAGTTCTTTATTTGTATTAACGATCAGCCAGAACTTAACTATGGGGGAAAACGCAATCCAGATGGCCAAGGCTTTGCTGCCTTTGGGCAAGTTATCGATGGTATGGATGTTGTGCGTAAGATCCAAGGAGGTGAAACTGATCGTCAAATGCTGAAAAAGAAAATTGAGATAAAAAGGATTTACGCCATAAAATAA
- a CDS encoding endonuclease/exonuclease/phosphatase family protein, which translates to MPTVFDTPPIEVQEELTLLKKDLDEKIPFKEFDHNLLIATWNIRAFGNLTRKWESGDNDSPKRDLHSILCIVEIIKRFDVIAIQEVKANIRALRDSLKLLGDDWSMILTDVNRGDEGNDERMAYLFDTRRVNLSGLAAELVVPNEWKDKVDQISLERQFVRSPYAVSFRANNRTFILVTLHILFGDSSNDRIDELRGIAEWLSSWATDINAFDHNLIALGDFNIDKRGDLLNQTFISTGLHVPPELQNEEVTRSIFDETKFYDQIAWFNGDNNAPKLSLEFVNGGNFNFMGKVLTNRDLTKVRMSFMISDHFPLWAEFRL; encoded by the coding sequence ATGCCGACTGTATTTGATACGCCACCAATTGAAGTCCAAGAGGAGTTAACTCTATTGAAAAAGGATTTGGATGAAAAAATCCCTTTCAAAGAATTTGATCACAATTTGTTAATTGCTACGTGGAACATTAGGGCTTTTGGCAATCTTACAAGAAAATGGGAAAGTGGAGATAATGATAGTCCAAAAAGAGACCTACATTCGATTTTGTGCATAGTTGAAATCATTAAGCGATTTGATGTTATTGCAATTCAGGAAGTAAAGGCGAACATACGCGCACTGAGAGATTCATTAAAACTTTTGGGTGATGATTGGTCGATGATATTGACGGATGTCAATAGAGGTGATGAGGGCAATGATGAACGTATGGCATATTTGTTTGATACCAGGAGAGTGAATTTGTCAGGCCTTGCTGCGGAATTGGTTGTTCCCAACGAATGGAAAGATAAAGTAGACCAAATCTCTTTGGAAAGACAATTTGTTAGATCTCCATATGCAGTAAGTTTTAGGGCAAACAATCGTACTTTCATTTTAGTCACTTTACATATATTATTTGGGGATAGTAGCAATGATAGAATTGATGAACTAAGAGGCATAGCCGAATGGCTCTCAAGCTGGGCGACCGACATCAATGCGTTTGACCATAATTTGATTGCTCTGGGTGACTTCAATATCGACAAAAGAGGAGATTTGCTAAATCAAACTTTTATATCTACCGGGCTGCATGTACCTCCTGAGTTACAGAATGAAGAAGTAACCAGGTCCATTTTTGATGAAACCAAGTTCTACGACCAAATAGCTTGGTTCAATGGGGATAACAACGCCCCCAAATTATCCTTGGAATTTGTAAACGGAGGTAATTTCAATTTCATGGGAAAGGTTCTCACCAATAGAGACCTTACCAAAGTACGCATGTCTTTTATGATCTCCGATCATTTTCCCCTTTGGGCAGAATTTAGGTTGTAA
- a CDS encoding ATP-binding protein — protein MQLAAIHIDDHFLFGQSQTINFGANYIYQVLTGGDIVDIIRFENKEYIKGFFDSTGILQNISAIVGANGSGKTSLLIEIVELLNSRYRSGVIIFEKGHKTILHRIGTDLEINPIDFHIDLEQVDINTIYYSPFLDFKNQIDGIDLSYDSTIKRDLSYIDRKYEANEAIVPYYRLKRANDSRLLSFIRSEFSNGVQKLFDLPQDNRYRIAITRYRINADEEGVNFHNTPRDFQHYLNLLYLKIRKEYDKTERNLSSEKSSHETHKALMKNHVLMDFFCLLVRLMEQSNTFLGEGHFEGLKSELEEEIIKDYSALKMFKYWLNNNYYSRYGPKYKLPSKEVNELLDFLYEHIDSSKYNPEKTNLDWSQKSLIFPSKKLDQLIILNEKLLGALPRYYLKVGEDEGYEYRPLDDMREFINVEYSNRKLSSGETAMLNVFSRIFDYFNRNLIAASLEKKYESYLLLLDEADMGFHPRWKRLFVKALSSFSIDFFKKLAVKVQIVFTSHDALSLSDIPNNNITYLKPKDKLEIINSFDLDRPTTSFAGNIIELLSDSFYLDDYLIGDFAKQKIDGIIEWINNNKENKEYNRERFMEVKKMISIIEEPVLRNKLVEMLSDIKSEPDFIQEMIDKETKNLRRILRRNQ, from the coding sequence ATGCAACTCGCAGCAATACATATTGACGACCATTTTCTTTTTGGTCAATCCCAAACAATAAATTTCGGCGCAAATTATATTTATCAAGTATTAACTGGAGGTGATATTGTTGATATTATTAGGTTTGAGAATAAGGAATACATCAAGGGGTTTTTTGATTCAACCGGCATTTTACAAAATATCTCTGCAATTGTTGGGGCTAATGGATCGGGTAAAACTTCACTTTTAATTGAAATAGTTGAGTTACTTAATAGCCGATACAGATCTGGAGTAATAATTTTCGAAAAAGGGCACAAAACAATTTTACACCGAATTGGAACAGATTTAGAAATTAATCCGATTGATTTTCACATTGATTTGGAGCAAGTTGACATCAATACCATTTACTACTCCCCTTTTTTAGACTTTAAGAATCAAATAGATGGTATTGATTTGAGCTATGATTCTACTATAAAAAGAGATCTAAGTTATATCGATAGAAAATATGAAGCTAATGAAGCTATTGTTCCTTATTACAGATTAAAAAGAGCAAATGACAGTAGGCTACTCTCGTTTATTAGATCGGAATTTTCTAATGGTGTACAAAAATTATTCGACTTACCCCAAGATAATCGCTATAGAATAGCCATAACACGGTATAGAATAAATGCAGATGAGGAAGGAGTAAATTTTCATAATACACCTAGAGATTTTCAGCACTATTTGAATTTATTGTATTTAAAAATCAGAAAAGAATACGACAAAACAGAAAGAAATCTTAGCTCAGAAAAAAGCTCTCATGAAACTCATAAAGCACTGATGAAGAATCATGTTTTGATGGATTTCTTTTGTCTTTTAGTCCGATTGATGGAGCAAAGTAATACTTTTTTAGGAGAGGGGCACTTTGAAGGCTTGAAAAGTGAGCTCGAGGAAGAAATCATAAAAGATTATTCGGCACTCAAAATGTTCAAATATTGGCTTAATAATAACTATTACTCCAGATACGGGCCTAAATATAAATTACCTTCAAAAGAGGTAAACGAGCTATTGGATTTTTTATATGAACATATTGATTCCTCCAAGTACAACCCTGAAAAAACCAATCTGGATTGGTCTCAAAAAAGTTTGATCTTTCCTAGTAAAAAATTGGACCAATTAATTATTCTAAATGAAAAATTGTTGGGCGCACTTCCAAGGTATTATTTAAAGGTTGGTGAAGACGAAGGGTATGAATATAGACCTTTAGATGATATGAGAGAATTTATCAATGTAGAATATTCAAATAGGAAGCTTAGCTCAGGCGAGACAGCTATGCTAAATGTTTTCAGTAGGATTTTCGACTATTTCAACAGAAATCTAATTGCTGCAAGCCTTGAAAAAAAATATGAATCCTATCTTTTATTGCTAGATGAAGCTGATATGGGTTTTCATCCAAGATGGAAGCGATTGTTTGTAAAGGCCTTAAGTAGTTTTTCTATTGATTTTTTTAAAAAGTTGGCAGTAAAAGTACAAATAGTCTTTACCTCGCATGATGCATTATCTTTAAGTGATATACCCAATAATAATATAACCTATTTAAAACCAAAAGATAAACTTGAGATAATCAATTCTTTTGATCTTGATAGACCAACTACAAGCTTCGCAGGTAATATTATAGAGTTATTATCTGATTCTTTCTATTTAGATGATTACTTAATTGGTGATTTTGCAAAGCAAAAAATCGATGGAATTATTGAATGGATAAATAATAATAAAGAAAATAAAGAATATAACCGGGAGCGTTTTATGGAAGTAAAAAAAATGATTTCAATAATTGAAGAGCCGGTGTTAAGAAATAAGTTGGTTGAAATGCTGAGTGATATTAAATCCGAACCAGACTTTATTCAAGAAATGATCGATAAAGAAACCAAAAATTTGAGAAGAATTCTCAGAAGAAATCAATGA
- a CDS encoding BfmA/BtgA family mobilization protein — protein sequence MDNGYEKEQFTTISFKSSIAKKFRAFSKKMGASNSMTLLMMLDFFETNNVSPKESIGPTVHTLENLIKKRVSAVIAILRDMEKNQTRPTVAMMQSLFEEAEPKNKPPLVEKKVLFQEKKNNDSKL from the coding sequence ATGGATAACGGATACGAAAAAGAACAATTTACAACTATCAGTTTTAAAAGCTCGATAGCAAAAAAGTTTCGGGCTTTTAGCAAGAAAATGGGAGCATCTAATTCCATGACCTTATTGATGATGTTGGACTTTTTTGAAACCAATAATGTTTCCCCGAAAGAGTCTATAGGTCCTACTGTCCATACGCTTGAAAATCTCATTAAAAAACGAGTTAGTGCTGTCATCGCTATTCTAAGAGATATGGAAAAAAATCAGACCCGACCCACTGTTGCCATGATGCAATCTCTTTTTGAAGAAGCAGAACCGAAAAACAAACCACCATTGGTCGAAAAGAAAGTGCTATTTCAGGAAAAGAAAAACAACGATAGCAAATTATAG
- a CDS encoding SusD/RagB family nutrient-binding outer membrane lipoprotein, whose amino-acid sequence MKNIIYKKAPYLFILMLIFSSCDLDINDNPNSPTTATVIELLPHGQVSVIESFASLVNAITSSAVQTRVNSRYDNYTVTRTTIDGLWNSNLYSGGLKDLEDVITQGTIEENWHYVGIAKLMKAYTFSLMVDLWNDIPYSEAFNAEIDMPAYDSGSEIYASLEALIIEALGDLNKTSVLSPGSDDVVYGGDLAKWERMGNTLLLKMYNQTRLVDSSVGPKMEALITQDNLIQSSDDDFQLLYGDTAAPENRMSLFEVDYVTRLDNRIANYFNDLLTSNNDPRIPYYLYNQTPGVFIGRDSGNPNGLSTFEDQDTRTFHGAYPAGGKYDDGSGGITTADLGLKGAATYRMMTNAMRIFIEAEAVMALGITASASVEVLFEEGIRESMAKVNDLGVGPGISTAQIDTYVADRLLAFNASSDADKLKLIMLEKYVHLFGNGMEQYNDWRRTGIPDDLTLVVQTSPTLNRFPYPSSVTPPTTPNNDEFVFWDN is encoded by the coding sequence ATGAAAAATATTATATATAAAAAAGCACCCTATCTTTTCATATTGATGTTAATTTTCTCATCATGTGATCTAGATATTAACGATAATCCAAACAGCCCAACAACAGCAACGGTTATAGAGTTGTTGCCGCATGGTCAAGTGTCTGTGATAGAGTCTTTTGCAAGCCTGGTAAATGCGATTACCTCAAGTGCGGTGCAAACAAGGGTCAATTCAAGATATGATAACTACACGGTCACTAGAACTACTATTGATGGTTTATGGAATAGTAATCTTTATAGTGGTGGTCTTAAGGATCTTGAAGATGTTATTACCCAAGGAACTATAGAAGAAAATTGGCATTATGTTGGAATAGCCAAGCTCATGAAGGCCTATACCTTTAGCCTAATGGTAGATCTTTGGAATGACATTCCCTATTCCGAAGCCTTCAATGCTGAAATTGATATGCCCGCTTATGATTCGGGAAGCGAAATCTATGCCAGTTTGGAAGCATTGATTATCGAAGCACTGGGCGATTTGAACAAAACATCAGTGCTTTCCCCGGGAAGTGATGACGTAGTTTATGGTGGCGATCTTGCCAAGTGGGAAAGAATGGGGAATACCTTGTTGCTTAAAATGTACAACCAGACACGGTTGGTAGATAGTAGTGTAGGTCCCAAAATGGAGGCTTTGATAACACAAGACAATCTTATACAGTCGAGTGATGACGATTTTCAACTTTTGTATGGTGACACCGCTGCGCCTGAAAACAGAATGTCACTTTTTGAAGTTGATTATGTGACACGGTTGGATAACAGAATAGCAAACTATTTTAATGATCTTTTGACAAGTAATAATGACCCTCGAATACCGTATTATCTATATAACCAAACCCCTGGTGTGTTTATTGGACGAGATTCCGGTAACCCTAATGGCTTATCCACTTTTGAGGACCAGGACACTAGAACCTTCCATGGAGCATATCCTGCAGGAGGAAAATACGATGATGGTTCTGGCGGAATTACTACTGCCGACTTGGGACTAAAAGGAGCGGCAACCTATAGAATGATGACCAACGCCATGCGTATTTTTATTGAAGCTGAGGCTGTAATGGCATTAGGTATTACCGCTTCTGCAAGTGTAGAGGTATTGTTTGAAGAAGGCATACGGGAATCAATGGCAAAGGTTAACGACTTAGGAGTAGGCCCGGGGATTTCAACTGCTCAAATAGATACCTATGTTGCCGATAGACTATTAGCTTTCAATGCTTCTAGTGATGCAGATAAGTTAAAGCTGATAATGCTCGAAAAATATGTACACCTTTTTGGTAATGGAATGGAGCAATATAATGATTGGCGTAGAACTGGGATTCCAGATGACCTAACATTGGTTGTACAGACCAGTCCAACGCTAAACAGATTTCCTTATCCGTCCAGTGTTACACCACCAACCACACCCAATAATGATGAATTTGTTTTCTGGGACAACTAA
- a CDS encoding peptidylprolyl isomerase, protein MFNFFKTPALVFGFFCLLVLNSSFKCKEKTGAETTVQDVELKHIYTIETEVGDIVIQVYPKKAPITVKNFQQYVENENFEGASFYRVVRVDNQPVNPKKIEVIQGNFVAGDLALPPIVHETTNNTGILHKNGTVSMARLAPGTASAAFFICINDQPELDFEGKRNPDGQGFAAFGKVIEGMDIVKQIQSGETDGQSLVKEIKIKRIYKLK, encoded by the coding sequence ATGTTTAATTTTTTTAAAACACCAGCTTTGGTATTTGGTTTTTTCTGCCTTTTAGTGCTGAATAGTTCTTTTAAATGTAAAGAAAAAACAGGTGCAGAGACTACTGTGCAAGATGTGGAATTAAAACATATCTATACCATAGAAACGGAAGTCGGAGACATTGTAATACAGGTATATCCAAAAAAGGCTCCAATAACGGTCAAAAACTTTCAACAATATGTTGAAAATGAAAACTTTGAAGGGGCAAGTTTTTATAGAGTTGTAAGAGTTGATAATCAGCCTGTGAATCCAAAAAAAATAGAAGTTATCCAAGGAAATTTCGTTGCAGGTGACCTGGCATTACCTCCCATTGTTCACGAAACAACCAATAATACAGGGATTTTACATAAAAACGGAACGGTTTCAATGGCTAGATTGGCACCAGGGACCGCATCAGCTGCTTTTTTCATATGTATTAACGACCAACCTGAACTTGATTTCGAAGGGAAGCGTAATCCAGATGGACAAGGTTTTGCCGCTTTTGGAAAGGTGATTGAAGGTATGGATATCGTAAAACAGATTCAATCTGGTGAGACAGATGGGCAATCACTAGTAAAAGAAATAAAAATCAAGCGGATTTATAAACTGAAGTAA
- a CDS encoding patatin-like phospholipase family protein, giving the protein MKKSNVKEHQIPNNPLDRIAICMSGGGYRSAIFQLGILSYLNSVEYGENPLLKHVKAISTVSGGTITGVVYSAMLAKGLNFEKVYNTLLTWLSKKDLVHEGLEKVSKDGIWNHTYKRKNLINAFAEIYDESLTNGMCLGDLDGIWKKSHLEYVCFNATEFKKGLRFRFQIAKGARQNYVGAYELNLRKEVYHEIRLSDIIASSSAFSGGFEPIAMPSDFFGPDSEHKSYFESHSGYQGTSIGLMDGGIYDNQGISSIEDFQDNTEENQFDLIMICDVSSPYIDAFSFVSEKTGGVREMTLNQFFKFYRKKARVLYFSLWAATLVGLILTLLNLKLFTWRFGVGISITAIGIIAIILYHVLRSWVKVKFNNTWNYLKQLIPDFFEKRLPSFKLEHFKLKHLEILALDRFNSLKLLLPTIFLKQIRRLHYNRIYEDDAHYYRRMTCLVKELTKIDFKKKIEEDYSRVSKNLSMLNGNDYDKIMGEKLVDHIDEAATFGTTLWFTDSDKLNEILVSLLISGQATCCQNLMIYLDKLMYNQGNGFEKLDKKTKIRLEAIYKKTKLDWEKFKNDPGFLHNTLYNPKGI; this is encoded by the coding sequence ATGAAAAAATCGAACGTAAAAGAGCACCAGATTCCAAATAACCCTTTAGACAGAATAGCAATATGTATGTCCGGAGGAGGATATCGGTCTGCTATCTTTCAGCTGGGGATTCTTTCGTACTTAAATTCCGTTGAGTATGGAGAGAACCCTTTGTTGAAACATGTAAAGGCTATATCTACAGTTTCAGGTGGAACTATTACCGGTGTCGTGTATTCTGCTATGTTGGCAAAGGGATTAAATTTTGAAAAAGTTTACAACACATTGCTCACGTGGTTGTCAAAGAAAGATCTTGTTCATGAGGGGCTGGAAAAAGTGAGTAAGGACGGCATATGGAATCACACTTACAAGAGAAAAAATTTGATTAACGCCTTTGCTGAGATATATGATGAATCTCTTACAAATGGAATGTGCTTAGGAGACTTGGATGGCATTTGGAAAAAATCTCATCTGGAATATGTATGCTTTAATGCCACTGAATTTAAAAAAGGGTTACGATTCCGTTTTCAAATTGCTAAAGGAGCTAGGCAGAACTATGTTGGGGCTTATGAATTAAACCTTAGAAAAGAGGTTTATCACGAAATAAGACTTAGTGATATTATAGCCTCATCTTCTGCATTTTCTGGTGGGTTTGAGCCTATAGCAATGCCAAGTGATTTTTTTGGCCCTGATTCTGAGCATAAAAGCTATTTTGAATCTCATAGCGGTTACCAAGGAACCTCCATAGGATTAATGGATGGTGGGATATATGATAACCAGGGAATCAGTAGCATAGAGGATTTTCAGGATAATACAGAGGAAAACCAATTCGACCTTATTATGATTTGCGATGTGTCCTCGCCTTACATAGATGCCTTTTCCTTTGTTTCTGAAAAAACTGGTGGCGTTCGCGAAATGACCTTGAATCAATTTTTCAAGTTTTATAGAAAAAAAGCAAGAGTTCTATATTTTTCATTATGGGCTGCTACTCTTGTAGGACTGATTCTTACATTATTAAACCTAAAGCTTTTTACATGGCGTTTTGGAGTTGGGATTTCAATTACGGCAATTGGAATAATCGCTATAATACTCTACCACGTTTTAAGGTCTTGGGTTAAGGTGAAATTTAACAATACATGGAATTACCTAAAACAATTGATTCCTGATTTTTTTGAGAAACGTTTACCGTCTTTTAAGCTTGAACACTTTAAGTTGAAACACTTAGAGATTTTAGCCCTAGATCGATTCAATTCCCTTAAATTACTGCTACCTACAATTTTTCTGAAACAAATCCGTCGATTACACTATAATCGAATTTATGAAGATGATGCTCATTACTATAGAAGGATGACCTGTCTAGTCAAAGAACTCACAAAAATAGATTTCAAAAAGAAAATCGAAGAAGATTACAGCAGGGTATCAAAAAACCTCTCTATGCTCAATGGAAATGACTACGATAAGATTATGGGAGAAAAACTTGTTGACCATATTGATGAGGCTGCAACTTTTGGGACAACTTTGTGGTTTACAGATAGTGATAAATTAAATGAAATTTTAGTGTCTTTACTAATAAGTGGCCAAGCTACTTGCTGTCAAAACTTAATGATTTATTTGGATAAGCTTATGTATAATCAAGGCAACGGATTCGAAAAATTAGATAAAAAAACAAAGATTAGGTTAGAAGCGATATATAAAAAGACAAAACTTGATTGGGAGAAATTCAAGAATGACCCAGGGTTTCTGCACAATACGTTATACAATCCAAAAGGGATTTAA
- the mobB gene encoding MobB family relaxase: MYITITPQKLGGSYSQSVSDYVDYLEKENQGLEQQDKEHFFNQYGDEINVKEVVKEIDGNTAKLKKTEPKFYSITISPSRYELKQLQNSSKDLKAYTRQVMKDYVASFNREINGRSITIDDVKYYAKIEHQRKFKGTDFQVKENQLYATKILQLKQDIRRIENGKMEGNISKLKQKINQLEKEAPHQQNGKRIVQGMQKEGNQSHIHIIVSRKDASNSVSLSPGSKYKASEVVMNGKNIKRGFDRDSFFANAEKTFDRQFGYKRNYAETYQAKKDFIKNPKLYFSVLMGLPTTEKAAAFKILGKSGVPMMNIPTNKAQLAIKAFKRLKKGVGIAIKSSSIGI; the protein is encoded by the coding sequence ATGTATATAACAATAACACCACAAAAGTTAGGAGGCTCATATTCCCAAAGTGTATCTGATTATGTAGACTATTTGGAAAAAGAAAATCAGGGTCTGGAACAACAGGATAAGGAACACTTTTTTAATCAATATGGAGATGAGATAAATGTCAAAGAAGTAGTCAAAGAGATTGATGGGAACACAGCAAAACTGAAAAAGACCGAACCCAAATTTTATTCCATTACCATAAGTCCAAGTAGATATGAATTGAAACAATTACAGAACAGTAGTAAAGATTTAAAAGCGTATACCCGTCAAGTAATGAAAGATTATGTGGCATCGTTTAATAGAGAAATCAATGGTAGATCCATTACTATTGATGATGTTAAATACTATGCTAAGATTGAGCATCAACGTAAATTCAAGGGAACCGATTTTCAAGTCAAGGAAAACCAGCTCTACGCCACTAAAATCCTTCAGTTAAAACAGGATATCCGAAGAATTGAAAATGGCAAAATGGAAGGCAACATTTCAAAATTGAAACAAAAAATCAATCAACTTGAAAAAGAAGCACCACACCAACAAAACGGAAAGCGAATTGTTCAGGGAATGCAAAAAGAGGGGAATCAAAGTCATATCCATATCATTGTAAGTCGAAAAGATGCTTCCAATTCAGTAAGTCTGTCCCCAGGAAGTAAATACAAAGCTTCAGAAGTCGTAATGAACGGAAAGAACATAAAACGCGGCTTTGACAGGGATTCATTTTTCGCCAATGCTGAAAAGACATTTGATAGACAATTCGGTTATAAAAGAAACTATGCAGAAACCTATCAGGCCAAAAAGGATTTTATCAAAAATCCCAAACTCTATTTTTCGGTATTGATGGGATTGCCCACGACTGAAAAGGCAGCAGCTTTCAAAATTTTAGGTAAATCGGGAGTGCCGATGATGAACATTCCAACCAATAAGGCGCAATTGGCAATCAAAGCATTTAAACGACTTAAAAAGGGTGTAGGTATTGCCATTAAATCAAGTTCCATAGGTATATGA
- a CDS encoding IS110 family transposase, with translation MNKQDFKFFIGIDLSKRFFDVAIIDNDRTTSYVFENTRKGANAFIRLLKNQKIPLSNTLICMEHTGVYGKILITKLVEKQASFCVEMPIQITKSIGVVRGKSDRVDAKRIAIYASKNHKELELYRPMPEILEKVKILLKIRRKLVNTRADVNKYPNELELFSPELGKLAKRNLKKINKNLNDEINRIEAEIKKLVLSDDKLNKTVGLVTSVTGIGQITALHFTIFTNFFTRYDNPKQLACYSGVVPFEYTSGESIHRKSRVHPMANRTLKKHLHMSALAAINHDPDIRTYFLRKVEEGKNKMLIVNNVRNKLVHRICAVVKRQKPYVKTIS, from the coding sequence ATGAACAAACAAGACTTTAAATTCTTTATCGGTATCGACCTGTCGAAAAGGTTCTTCGACGTGGCCATCATTGATAATGACAGGACTACCTCGTATGTATTCGAAAACACCAGAAAAGGTGCCAATGCCTTTATCAGACTTCTTAAAAACCAAAAGATTCCTCTGTCCAACACGCTTATATGCATGGAACATACGGGTGTCTATGGAAAAATCCTTATTACCAAACTTGTCGAAAAACAAGCCAGCTTTTGTGTGGAAATGCCCATACAGATTACCAAGAGCATAGGTGTTGTCAGAGGTAAGAGCGATAGGGTAGATGCCAAACGTATCGCCATATACGCCTCTAAAAACCATAAAGAGCTTGAGCTTTACAGGCCAATGCCGGAAATACTCGAAAAGGTGAAGATATTGCTCAAGATCAGAAGAAAGCTCGTCAATACCAGAGCGGACGTGAACAAGTACCCCAATGAACTGGAACTGTTCTCTCCTGAGCTTGGAAAGCTTGCCAAACGCAACCTTAAAAAAATTAACAAAAACCTTAATGACGAAATTAACCGTATTGAAGCTGAAATTAAAAAACTGGTGCTTTCTGATGATAAGCTCAATAAGACCGTTGGATTGGTGACTTCCGTTACTGGAATCGGACAAATCACTGCACTTCACTTTACCATATTTACCAACTTCTTTACCCGATATGACAATCCTAAACAACTTGCCTGTTATAGCGGTGTAGTGCCTTTTGAATATACCTCTGGAGAATCTATACACCGGAAGTCCAGAGTCCATCCTATGGCAAACAGGACGCTTAAAAAACACCTGCATATGTCCGCCCTGGCTGCGATTAATCATGACCCTGACATCAGAACCTACTTTTTGCGAAAAGTCGAAGAAGGGAAAAACAAAATGCTCATCGTCAACAACGTCAGGAACAAACTCGTTCATCGAATCTGTGCCGTGGTCAAAAGACAAAAACCTTATGTAAAAACTATTAGTTGA
- a CDS encoding single-stranded DNA-binding protein: MSTIKNYVQLIGNVGIEPTITNLESGKKVARLSLATNENYKNSNGEKQTDTNWHTVVAWGKVAEIIEKYVTKSKEIGVSGKLKTRSYETQDGNQSYVTEVEANEILLLGSK; the protein is encoded by the coding sequence ATGAGTACTATCAAAAACTATGTACAGTTAATCGGAAATGTTGGTATTGAGCCAACTATCACAAACCTTGAAAGCGGAAAAAAAGTAGCCCGATTATCCTTGGCGACCAATGAGAATTATAAAAATAGTAATGGAGAAAAACAGACCGACACCAATTGGCACACGGTTGTAGCCTGGGGAAAAGTTGCAGAAATCATTGAAAAATATGTAACCAAGAGCAAAGAGATTGGTGTTTCCGGAAAACTCAAAACACGTTCCTATGAAACCCAAGATGGAAACCAAAGCTATGTTACCGAAGTAGAAGCCAATGAAATTCTCCTATTGGGAAGCAAGTAA